One genomic region from Erythrobacter mangrovi encodes:
- the leuC gene encoding 3-isopropylmalate dehydratase large subunit, translating to MASKPRTLYEKIWDAHVVDRRDDGTCILYIDRHLVHEVTSPQAFEALRLTGRKVRRPDLTLAVPDHNLPTTPRVDAAGRRLPIADPESAAQLAALETNAPAFGIDYIDAAAPEQGIVHVVGPEQGFSLPGATIVCGDSHTAAHGGIGALAFGIGTSEVEHVLATQTLLLRQSKSMEIRVEGTLGPGVTPKDLILHIIGVIGTAGGTGHVIEYRGEVFEQMSVEGRLTVCNMSIEGGARAGLIAPDQTVFDYLEGRPYAPKGEEWNRALAWWKTLQTDDGAVFDKSIVIDATAIEPTVSWGTSPEDVVPVGGVVPAPESFADPSKQAAARKSLDYMGLEPGQRIEEIAIENVFIGSCTNSRIEDLRAAAEVLKGRTKAPNVRWAIAVPGSGLVKRQAEAEGLDRIFTDAGFEWREPGCSACLAMNPDKIPAGERCASTSNRNFVGRQGPGARTHLVSPAMAAAAAVTGRLADVRKLTPCQAVDA from the coding sequence ATGGCCAGCAAACCGCGCACTCTCTATGAAAAGATCTGGGACGCGCATGTCGTCGATCGCCGCGATGACGGCACATGTATACTCTATATTGACCGACACCTCGTCCATGAGGTGACCAGCCCGCAGGCATTCGAGGCGCTGCGATTGACCGGACGCAAGGTTCGCCGCCCGGACCTTACCTTGGCGGTGCCCGACCACAACCTGCCGACCACACCACGCGTGGATGCGGCCGGTCGCCGACTGCCCATTGCCGATCCGGAAAGCGCCGCACAGCTCGCCGCGCTCGAAACCAACGCCCCTGCCTTCGGCATCGATTACATAGATGCAGCCGCGCCAGAACAAGGGATCGTCCATGTCGTCGGCCCGGAACAGGGCTTCTCGCTCCCCGGCGCGACGATCGTCTGTGGCGACAGCCACACCGCCGCCCATGGCGGGATCGGCGCACTGGCATTCGGCATCGGCACCAGCGAAGTCGAACACGTCCTAGCCACGCAGACGTTGCTGCTGCGCCAATCGAAAAGCATGGAAATCCGCGTCGAGGGCACTCTCGGTCCAGGCGTGACACCCAAGGACCTCATCCTCCACATCATCGGCGTGATCGGCACCGCTGGAGGAACAGGCCACGTCATCGAATATCGCGGCGAGGTGTTCGAGCAGATGAGCGTCGAGGGCCGCCTGACCGTGTGCAACATGAGCATCGAAGGCGGTGCGCGCGCGGGCCTGATTGCGCCCGACCAGACGGTTTTCGACTATCTGGAAGGACGCCCCTACGCACCCAAGGGTGAGGAATGGAATCGGGCACTCGCCTGGTGGAAGACCCTCCAGACTGATGACGGTGCGGTGTTTGACAAGTCGATCGTCATCGATGCGACCGCAATCGAACCAACCGTCAGCTGGGGCACAAGCCCTGAAGATGTCGTACCAGTTGGCGGTGTGGTCCCGGCTCCCGAGAGCTTTGCCGATCCCTCCAAGCAGGCCGCCGCGCGCAAGAGCCTCGATTACATGGGCCTCGAACCAGGTCAGCGGATCGAAGAGATCGCCATAGAAAACGTCTTCATCGGCTCATGCACCAATAGCCGGATCGAGGATCTGCGCGCTGCCGCCGAAGTGCTCAAGGGTCGGACCAAGGCTCCCAATGTCAGGTGGGCCATCGCAGTTCCCGGCTCGGGGTTGGTTAAGCGGCAGGCCGAAGCCGAGGGTCTCGACCGAATCTTCACCGATGCAGGCTTCGAATGGCGTGAGCCCGGATGCTCGGCCTGCCTGGCGATGAACCCCGACAAGATTCCGGCTGGCGAGCGCTGCGCTTCGACCAGCAACCGCAATTTCGTGGGACGCCAAGGGCCCGGCGCCCGGACACACCTGGTCAGCCCCGCCATGGCCGCCGCCGCCGCGGTGACCGGTCGTCTGGCCGATGTCCGCAAGCTCACCCCTTGCCAAGCCGTCGATGCCTAA
- a CDS encoding acyl-CoA thioesterase, whose amino-acid sequence MSAKPFAFPIKVVPDDIDFMGHVNNARYLNWVQDTVLAHWQKLAPAEEVASKAWVALKHEITYRRPAFLNDEVIAETVLEKIAGARSFYNTVIRRGEEVLAEVKSMWCCIDAESQRPARISRDVAERCFGMPHRQERYTGE is encoded by the coding sequence ATGTCAGCAAAGCCCTTCGCCTTTCCGATCAAGGTCGTCCCGGACGATATCGATTTCATGGGGCACGTGAACAATGCCCGCTACCTTAACTGGGTGCAGGATACCGTGCTGGCTCACTGGCAAAAACTGGCCCCGGCAGAAGAAGTGGCGAGCAAGGCGTGGGTCGCGCTCAAGCATGAGATCACTTACCGCCGACCTGCGTTCCTCAATGACGAGGTGATCGCGGAAACAGTGCTGGAAAAGATCGCCGGAGCACGCAGTTTCTACAACACCGTGATCCGTCGCGGCGAAGAAGTGTTGGCCGAAGTGAAGAGCATGTGGTGCTGCATCGATGCAGAGAGCCAGCGCCCCGCCCGGATCAGTCGCGACGTCGCGGAACGCTGCTTCGGCATGCCGCACCGGCAGGAACGCTACACCGGCGAATAA
- a CDS encoding sterol desaturase family protein, with protein sequence MTVFVPVLIVLATFVAMEWVAWSSHKYIMHGFGWGWHRDHHEPHDKTFEKNDLYAVVGAAMSISMFMLGSDLVLGDAAWWPATFIGIGILLYGIVYTLVHDGLVHQRYFRWVPKRGYAKRLVQAHKLHHATIGKEGGVSFGFVFARDPAKLRAELKAQREAGIAVVRDSVGA encoded by the coding sequence ATGACAGTCTTCGTGCCCGTGCTGATCGTGCTTGCAACCTTCGTTGCGATGGAATGGGTCGCGTGGAGTTCGCACAAATACATCATGCACGGTTTCGGTTGGGGCTGGCACCGCGACCATCACGAACCGCATGACAAGACCTTCGAAAAGAACGACCTCTACGCAGTGGTTGGCGCGGCGATGAGCATCTCCATGTTCATGCTCGGCAGCGATTTGGTGCTGGGTGATGCAGCCTGGTGGCCTGCCACTTTCATCGGCATTGGGATACTGCTCTACGGCATCGTCTATACGCTGGTGCACGATGGACTTGTCCATCAGCGCTATTTTCGATGGGTGCCCAAGAGAGGCTACGCCAAACGGCTGGTGCAAGCGCACAAGCTCCACCATGCAACCATCGGCAAGGAGGGCGGAGTCAGCTTCGGCTTCGTCTTTGCCCGTGATCCGGCGAAGCTCAGGGCTGAGCTGAAGGCCCAGCGCGAGGCCGGAATCGCAGTCGTTAGGGATAGTGTAGGCGCCTGA
- a CDS encoding YbaN family protein has translation MKRPLYSVLGLISVGLGAIGAFLPIMPTVPFLLLAVFFFARSNPDWEQRILDHPTWGPQLQDWRERRAINRRAKTMAIGAMSTGAIVTWYTLGHPWVWVSIAILVICGSWIATRNE, from the coding sequence ATGAAGCGCCCACTCTATTCGGTATTGGGCCTGATAAGCGTCGGCCTTGGCGCGATCGGAGCGTTCCTGCCGATCATGCCGACGGTCCCCTTCCTGCTGCTGGCGGTGTTCTTCTTCGCTCGCAGCAATCCAGACTGGGAACAGCGGATCCTCGATCACCCGACCTGGGGTCCACAACTGCAAGACTGGCGCGAACGTCGCGCGATCAATCGCCGGGCAAAGACCATGGCAATCGGTGCCATGTCGACCGGTGCGATCGTCACCTGGTATACGCTAGGTCACCCCTGGGTCTGGGTATCCATTGCCATCCTGGTAATCTGCGGCAGCTGGATCGCCACGCGCAACGAGTGA
- a CDS encoding SufE family protein — translation MRSLNDIADEYEFLEGDERYRLLIELGRELEPMPDALKTDATLVRGCSAAVWVYPTGDAGALHFLADSNAAITKGIVALVIAAVQDRPASEVATMDVTHALEPFDLKNQLSSNRTQGVPNMIALVKEHAARIAAG, via the coding sequence ATGCGCAGCCTCAATGACATTGCCGACGAGTATGAATTCCTTGAAGGCGACGAACGCTATCGCCTGTTGATCGAGCTCGGCCGTGAACTTGAACCCATGCCCGACGCACTCAAGACCGACGCTACGCTGGTGCGTGGCTGTTCTGCAGCCGTGTGGGTCTATCCAACGGGGGATGCTGGTGCGCTCCATTTCCTCGCCGACAGCAATGCTGCGATTACCAAGGGAATTGTGGCGCTGGTGATCGCAGCCGTACAGGACCGCCCGGCCAGCGAAGTCGCGACAATGGACGTGACCCACGCCCTCGAACCTTTCGATCTGAAAAACCAGTTGTCGAGCAACCGGACCCAGGGCGTCCCCAACATGATCGCACTGGTGAAGGAACACGCCGCGCGGATTGCCGCGGGTTGA
- the pspC gene encoding envelope stress response membrane protein PspC, which produces MNSPRTTLYRDKQNAKLMGVCSGIADYTGIDVLWVRLALIILIFTTGFALPAYFVAGLLLSKKPPHLYVDHDEQRYWQGVRQNPKRTAREIRARMRDIDRRLADVETFYVSSNPRLTAEIERLR; this is translated from the coding sequence GTGAACAGCCCACGCACCACGCTTTACCGCGACAAGCAGAATGCCAAGCTCATGGGCGTTTGCTCGGGCATCGCCGATTACACCGGCATCGATGTCCTGTGGGTTCGCCTTGCGCTGATCATCCTGATCTTCACGACCGGCTTCGCACTGCCTGCCTACTTCGTCGCCGGCCTGCTGCTAAGCAAGAAGCCCCCGCACCTCTATGTCGATCACGACGAGCAGCGCTATTGGCAGGGCGTTCGTCAGAATCCCAAGCGCACCGCACGCGAAATCCGCGCCCGGATGCGGGACATCGATCGTCGCCTTGCCGACGTGGAAACCTTCTACGTCAGCAGCAACCCGCGGCTCACCGCAGAGATCGAACGCCTGCGCTAA
- the pspB gene encoding envelope stress response membrane protein PspB, with protein sequence MEFEPVIAIIAIFIGLPWVILHYVTKWKTNASITTDDEVLLEELYNLAKRLDDRMDTVERLVASDNPEFRPARIMHDSEKDNQQLRELEELIAEKKGAMK encoded by the coding sequence GTGGAATTCGAACCAGTAATCGCCATCATTGCGATCTTTATCGGCTTGCCGTGGGTCATCCTCCACTACGTTACCAAGTGGAAGACCAACGCATCGATCACAACCGACGACGAAGTGCTGCTCGAGGAACTCTACAACCTCGCCAAGCGGCTCGACGACCGGATGGACACCGTCGAACGCCTGGTAGCCAGCGACAACCCGGAATTCCGCCCCGCCCGCATTATGCACGACAGCGAGAAGGACAACCAACAGCTGCGCGAGCTTGAAGAGCTAATTGCCGAAAAGAAGGGAGCCATGAAGTGA
- the pspA gene encoding phage shock protein PspA yields the protein MTLPPNHDPLGPERLSPDSPAGSNADGASARPRLSRIEAEVERLRRSPTPTRDGGRAQGSGFGSDFFSSGASFMGIFSRTRDIIAANFNDMLDKADDPQKMIRMIILEMEETLVEVRASAARTIADQKEMHRHTVKLDKLQADWGEKAQLALSKDREDLARAALVEKKKAVDMSEQLKQEIAVLDDALRAYEQDIQKLQNRLREARSRQTAIAARLESAENRVKLRSLMTNERVDEALSRFDQLERRVDYAEGRADALQIADSSGQPSLADEIAALEGQDAIDDELEQMKKALGMGSAGKED from the coding sequence ATGACCTTGCCGCCGAACCACGACCCCCTTGGGCCGGAGCGCCTCTCCCCCGACAGTCCCGCCGGCAGCAATGCCGATGGCGCTTCGGCCCGCCCCCGCTTGTCACGGATCGAGGCAGAGGTAGAACGGCTGCGCCGCTCGCCCACCCCGACCCGCGACGGCGGCCGGGCCCAGGGCTCGGGTTTCGGATCCGACTTTTTCTCCAGTGGAGCTTCTTTCATGGGCATTTTTAGCCGCACCCGCGACATCATCGCCGCCAACTTCAACGACATGCTCGACAAAGCGGACGACCCACAGAAGATGATCCGCATGATCATCCTCGAAATGGAGGAAACGCTGGTCGAGGTCCGCGCGAGCGCGGCCCGGACGATCGCGGATCAGAAGGAAATGCATCGCCACACGGTCAAGCTCGACAAGCTCCAGGCTGACTGGGGCGAGAAGGCTCAGCTGGCACTGTCGAAGGATCGTGAAGATCTCGCCCGTGCCGCGCTGGTCGAGAAGAAGAAGGCTGTGGACATGTCCGAACAGCTCAAGCAGGAAATCGCGGTGCTCGACGACGCGCTGCGCGCCTATGAGCAAGACATCCAGAAGCTGCAGAACCGCCTGCGCGAAGCGCGCAGTCGCCAGACCGCCATCGCCGCCCGGTTGGAGAGCGCGGAGAATCGCGTCAAGTTGCGCAGCCTGATGACCAATGAGCGCGTGGACGAAGCGCTGAGCCGCTTCGACCAGCTCGAGCGCCGCGTCGACTACGCCGAAGGCCGCGCCGATGCACTGCAGATCGCCGACAGCAGCGGCCAGCCGAGCCTCGCCGACGAAATCGCCGCGCTGGAAGGCCAGGATGCGATCGACGACGAGCTTGAACAGATGAAGAAGGCGCTCGGGATGGGCAGCGCCGGCAAGGAGGACTGA
- the pspF gene encoding phage shock protein operon transcriptional activator, protein MDRDSQFIGQSGAFLDAVERASRAAPMRRPVLVIGERGTGKELIAERLHRLSTRWDEPLVTMNCAALPETLIEAELFGHEAGAFTGATKTRAGRFEEADKGTLFLDELGTLSMGAQERLLRAVEYGEVTRIGSSRPMRVDVRIVAATNEDLPAKAARGEFRADLLDRLSFEVITLPPLRVREGDIGVLSEYFGRRMAAELGWEGWPGFAQHVAEQLEKHDWPGNVRELRNVIERAVYRWDNWDEPIGHVQFDPFDSPWKPVSQITRSPQPVVGAASVVPPPTHDLDSVEDLRQAVDEHERKIVEHALGKHRWNQRQTAKALGLSYDQLRHCIKKHGLMQEGD, encoded by the coding sequence ATGGATCGGGACAGCCAGTTCATAGGCCAGTCGGGGGCCTTCCTTGATGCGGTCGAACGCGCCAGTCGGGCCGCGCCCATGCGGCGCCCGGTGCTCGTCATCGGCGAGCGCGGCACGGGCAAGGAATTGATCGCTGAACGCCTGCATCGCCTGTCCACTCGTTGGGACGAACCGCTCGTCACAATGAACTGCGCCGCGCTGCCTGAAACGCTGATCGAAGCCGAACTGTTCGGACACGAGGCCGGGGCCTTCACCGGTGCTACCAAGACACGGGCCGGACGGTTCGAGGAAGCCGACAAGGGAACGCTATTCCTCGACGAACTGGGTACTCTTTCTATGGGCGCGCAGGAACGCCTGCTGCGTGCCGTTGAGTATGGTGAGGTTACCCGCATCGGCTCGAGCCGCCCGATGCGGGTCGATGTGCGTATCGTTGCGGCGACAAACGAGGACCTGCCGGCCAAGGCCGCGCGTGGAGAGTTTCGCGCCGACCTGCTCGACCGGCTCAGCTTCGAGGTCATTACCTTGCCGCCGCTGCGCGTGCGCGAAGGCGATATCGGGGTCCTGTCCGAATATTTCGGGCGACGCATGGCGGCCGAGTTGGGTTGGGAGGGCTGGCCGGGATTCGCGCAGCATGTTGCCGAGCAGCTCGAGAAGCACGACTGGCCCGGCAATGTGCGTGAGTTGCGCAATGTCATCGAACGCGCCGTCTATCGCTGGGACAACTGGGATGAGCCAATTGGCCACGTGCAGTTCGACCCGTTCGACAGCCCGTGGAAACCGGTTTCGCAGATTACGCGTTCACCGCAGCCGGTCGTGGGCGCGGCCAGTGTGGTACCGCCGCCGACACATGACCTCGACAGCGTCGAAGACCTGCGCCAGGCGGTCGACGAGCATGAACGCAAGATCGTCGAGCATGCATTGGGCAAGCATCGCTGGAACCAGCGCCAGACGGCCAAGGCGCTGGGCCTCAGCTACGACCAGCTGCGCCACTGCATCAAGAAGCACGGGCTGATGCAGGAAGGCGACTGA
- the rimP gene encoding ribosome maturation protein RimP, which translates to MADIARLTEVIEPEAKALGFDLVRVAMIPSEAGDGGMALQVMAEDPATGQLVIDQCAALSRRVSDAIDALEESGEVLVEGAYHLEVSSPGIDRPLTRTKDFANWAGHEAKISMDRAWDGQRTLRGNLVGIEGDMVTIEDRKAGTVSLPRNMIHSAKLVLTDALIAATQPLDTSGADELVETEEKADD; encoded by the coding sequence ATGGCCGATATCGCGCGTCTTACCGAAGTGATCGAGCCCGAGGCGAAGGCTCTCGGCTTCGACCTCGTGCGCGTGGCCATGATCCCGTCAGAAGCTGGTGATGGCGGCATGGCGCTGCAGGTCATGGCGGAAGATCCCGCCACCGGCCAGTTGGTCATCGATCAGTGCGCCGCGCTTTCGCGTCGCGTTTCCGACGCGATTGACGCGCTGGAAGAGAGCGGCGAGGTGCTCGTCGAGGGCGCATATCACCTCGAAGTGAGTTCACCCGGCATCGATCGCCCACTGACCCGCACCAAGGACTTCGCCAATTGGGCCGGGCACGAAGCAAAGATCAGCATGGACAGGGCCTGGGACGGCCAGCGCACCCTGCGCGGCAATTTGGTCGGGATCGAGGGTGATATGGTCACCATCGAGGACCGCAAGGCGGGGACGGTTTCGTTGCCCCGCAACATGATTCATTCGGCGAAGCTCGTCTTGACCGACGCGCTCATTGCCGCCACCCAGCCGCTCGACACGAGCGGTGCCGACGAACTCGTCGAAACTGAAGAGAAGGCAGACGACTGA
- the nusA gene encoding transcription termination factor NusA, with protein MASAISANKAELLAIANSVASEKMIDKSIVIEAMEEAIQKAARARYGAENDIRAKLDPLTGDLRLWRVVEVVEEVDDYFKQVDLKQAAKLEKDAKVGDFIVDPLPPVDLGRIDAQSAKQVIFQKVRDAERERQFEEFKDRAGEIITGVIKSVEFGHVIVNLGRAEGVIRRDQQIPREAARVGERVRALITKVERNNRGPQIFLSRAHPEFMKKLFAQEVPEIYDGIIEIKAAARDPGSRAKIGVISRDSSIDPVGACVGMKGSRVQAVVQELQGEKIDIIPWSEDQATFIVNALQPATVSRVVLDEDDGRIEVVVPDDQLSLAIGRRGQNVRLASQLTGQQIDIMTEEEASEKRQKEFAERSKMFEEELDVDETLSQLLVAEGFAELEEVAYVELEELAGIEGFDEELAEELQNRAREAIERQEAAHREARRELGVEDALADIPHLTEAMLVTLGKAGIKTLDDLADLATDELIAKKREAPRRRNAADGPPMRRPSVREQDKGGVLGEYGLSEEQGNEIIMAARAHWFDDEPDTQEAADADSTQ; from the coding sequence ATGGCCAGTGCCATTTCCGCCAATAAGGCCGAACTCCTCGCGATCGCCAATTCGGTCGCCAGCGAGAAGATGATCGACAAGTCCATCGTCATCGAGGCGATGGAAGAGGCGATCCAGAAGGCTGCTCGCGCGCGCTACGGTGCCGAGAATGACATTCGTGCCAAGCTCGATCCGCTGACCGGCGACCTGCGCCTGTGGCGCGTCGTCGAAGTGGTTGAGGAAGTCGACGACTACTTCAAGCAGGTGGATCTCAAGCAGGCCGCCAAGCTGGAAAAGGATGCCAAGGTCGGTGACTTCATAGTCGACCCGTTGCCGCCGGTTGATCTCGGCCGCATCGACGCGCAGTCGGCCAAGCAGGTGATCTTCCAGAAGGTCCGCGATGCCGAGCGTGAGCGTCAGTTCGAAGAGTTCAAGGACCGCGCGGGCGAGATCATCACCGGCGTGATCAAGTCGGTCGAGTTCGGCCACGTGATCGTCAACCTCGGCCGTGCAGAAGGCGTTATCCGCCGCGACCAGCAGATCCCGCGCGAAGCGGCTCGTGTCGGCGAGCGTGTCCGTGCGCTGATCACCAAGGTCGAACGCAACAACCGCGGCCCGCAGATCTTCCTCAGCCGCGCACACCCCGAGTTCATGAAGAAGCTGTTCGCGCAGGAAGTGCCGGAAATCTACGATGGCATCATCGAGATCAAGGCCGCTGCCCGCGACCCGGGCAGCCGCGCCAAGATCGGCGTGATCAGCCGCGACAGCTCGATCGATCCGGTCGGCGCCTGCGTCGGCATGAAGGGCAGCCGCGTGCAGGCTGTCGTGCAGGAACTGCAGGGCGAAAAGATCGACATCATCCCGTGGAGCGAGGACCAAGCGACTTTCATCGTCAATGCGCTCCAGCCGGCCACCGTCAGCCGCGTGGTCCTCGACGAAGACGACGGCCGCATCGAAGTGGTGGTGCCCGACGATCAGCTGTCGCTAGCCATTGGCCGTCGCGGCCAGAACGTGCGCCTCGCCAGCCAGCTTACTGGCCAGCAGATCGATATCATGACCGAGGAAGAAGCCTCGGAGAAGCGCCAGAAGGAATTCGCCGAGCGTTCGAAGATGTTCGAGGAAGAACTCGACGTCGACGAAACGCTGTCGCAGTTGCTGGTTGCGGAAGGCTTCGCCGAGCTCGAGGAGGTCGCCTATGTCGAGCTCGAGGAGCTCGCCGGGATCGAAGGCTTCGATGAAGAACTCGCCGAGGAACTCCAGAACCGTGCGCGTGAAGCGATTGAACGCCAGGAAGCCGCGCATCGCGAGGCGCGTCGCGAACTGGGCGTCGAGGATGCGCTGGCCGACATTCCGCACTTGACCGAAGCAATGCTGGTCACGCTGGGCAAGGCGGGCATCAAAACGCTCGATGATCTGGCCGATCTCGCGACCGACGAACTGATCGCCAAGAAGCGTGAGGCTCCGCGTCGCCGCAATGCCGCCGACGGACCGCCGATGCGGCGTCCTTCGGTGCGCGAACAGGACAAGGGCGGCGTGCTCGGTGAGTACGGCCTGTCCGAAGAGCAGGGCAACGAGATCATCATGGCTGCCCGTGCACACTGGTTCGACGACGAACCCGACACTCAGGAGGCCGCCGATGCGGACTCCACCCAATGA
- a CDS encoding DUF448 domain-containing protein — protein MRTPPNERLTPDIADTPRARTASEPERRCVISGETAPRDLLVRLAVSPEGLVLPDAQEKAPGRGAWIGTDKAGLAAAIASGKLKAGLSRAFKTGALEIPVALPQMVEDALTRVALDRLGLEMRVGKLILGTQRIAETARAGGVALLCHASDASEDGRKKLDQAWRVGREAEGSGERGVTLPLDRDALSVALGRDNVVHLALADDAAAARVLKPLTRLMHFLGHTVPTADGCAIP, from the coding sequence ATGCGGACTCCACCCAATGAGCGCCTGACGCCGGACATCGCTGACACGCCCCGGGCCCGGACCGCTTCCGAGCCCGAGCGGCGCTGCGTCATCTCGGGAGAGACAGCTCCGCGCGATTTGCTCGTGCGGTTGGCGGTCTCTCCCGAGGGTCTCGTGCTGCCCGATGCGCAGGAGAAGGCCCCGGGGAGGGGCGCCTGGATCGGAACCGACAAGGCCGGGCTCGCAGCTGCCATCGCTTCGGGCAAGCTCAAGGCAGGTCTTTCACGGGCCTTCAAGACTGGGGCGCTGGAAATTCCCGTAGCCTTGCCGCAGATGGTCGAAGACGCCCTGACCCGCGTCGCACTCGATCGGCTGGGGCTCGAAATGCGCGTCGGGAAGCTTATCTTGGGGACACAGCGCATAGCCGAAACTGCGCGGGCCGGTGGCGTGGCGCTGCTGTGTCATGCCTCTGATGCAAGCGAGGACGGGCGCAAGAAGCTTGACCAGGCTTGGCGCGTCGGACGCGAGGCCGAAGGATCGGGCGAACGCGGGGTGACACTGCCTCTGGACCGCGACGCGCTGTCTGTGGCATTGGGCCGCGACAATGTCGTCCATCTGGCGCTTGCCGATGATGCTGCGGCGGCGCGGGTGCTCAAGCCCCTGACGCGCCTTATGCACTTCCTCGGGCACACTGTGCCCACCGCGGATGGGTGCGCAATCCCGTAG